In Paenibacillus sp. 1781tsa1, one DNA window encodes the following:
- a CDS encoding carbohydrate ABC transporter permease, which yields MVWKNVKWPVYHLFVAALALLMLYPVLWMLFSSFKESRTIFVTADTLFPTEWIWSNYVDGWKGTAGRPFMDYITNSLVIVVISTIGAVISSSLIAFGFARLSFKGRSFWFSIMMLTLMLPHDVVLVPQYIIFTKLGWLNTILPIVVPTFFGMPFFIFLMVQFIRTIPKELDEAATIDGCNKFRLYIQIIMPLIKSSLATAAIFSFYWRWEDLLGPVLYLNSPEKYTVSMALKMFLDSESASNWGAMFAMSIVSLVPVVAVFFIFQKQIVQGMSTSGLKG from the coding sequence ATGGTATGGAAAAATGTGAAATGGCCCGTGTATCACCTGTTCGTTGCAGCTCTTGCCCTCCTGATGCTCTATCCCGTACTCTGGATGCTCTTCAGTTCATTCAAGGAAAGTCGTACGATCTTTGTCACCGCAGATACCCTGTTTCCAACGGAGTGGATCTGGAGTAACTATGTGGATGGTTGGAAAGGCACAGCAGGAAGACCGTTCATGGATTACATCACCAACTCACTTGTAATTGTAGTTATATCTACCATCGGTGCTGTGATATCGTCATCGCTGATCGCTTTTGGTTTTGCCAGACTTAGCTTCAAAGGTCGTAGTTTCTGGTTCTCCATTATGATGTTGACGCTGATGCTGCCACATGACGTGGTATTGGTTCCTCAATACATTATCTTCACGAAGCTGGGTTGGCTGAATACGATTCTGCCAATTGTTGTCCCTACATTCTTCGGAATGCCGTTCTTCATCTTCCTGATGGTACAGTTCATTCGAACGATTCCGAAGGAGCTGGATGAGGCTGCTACCATTGATGGGTGTAACAAATTCAGGCTGTATATTCAGATTATTATGCCACTAATCAAGTCATCTCTCGCAACAGCAGCGATTTTCTCCTTCTACTGGAGATGGGAGGATCTGCTCGGTCCGGTATTGTACCTCAACTCGCCTGAGAAATATACCGTATCGATGGCACTGAAAATGTTCCTGGATAGCGAATCTGCTTCCAACTGGGGCGCCATGTTCGCGATGTCCATCGTCAGTCTGGTTCCGGTTGTAGCTGTGTTCTTCATCTTCCAGAAACAAATTGTTCAAGGGATGAGCACCAGCGGATTGAAAGGATAA
- a CDS encoding rhamnogalacturonan acetylesterase: MNKAQDSQAVAMEAAAEGQAVSVTRWKFNFGPDSGRADETGDYLKVTATTAYEERGGYGFEAGSLVYEKQRIGDDDVPNSTNQHHNHPGQTTMSARLRSGFCIPLKASFIVDVPDGTYQVLLVAGDELAETVTRVKAGEGRLVLPTIRALPGQFAEVRFSVVVRGGRLRLSFSGPAPRINALEITLANQTMTVFLAGDSTVTDQPESGYPYCGWGQLLPAQFKHDVAVDNHAQSGRSSRSFINEGRLSAILERIKPEDFLFIQFGHNDEKPDPERGTDPFTTYKEYLKKYIDAAREAKARPVLITPVHRRYFADDGTLTDTHGDYIIAVRELAEEEGVPLIDLAERSRLLFEQAGVEATKDDFMWVLPGEYVNFPSGVEDNTHFQERGARRLAQQVAEAIRELQLQPLQMYLR, translated from the coding sequence TTGAATAAAGCTCAGGATAGTCAGGCCGTTGCCATGGAGGCAGCGGCAGAGGGCCAGGCAGTGTCCGTGACCCGCTGGAAGTTTAACTTTGGACCGGACTCGGGAAGAGCAGATGAGACAGGGGATTATCTGAAAGTAACTGCAACAACCGCATATGAGGAACGAGGAGGATACGGATTCGAAGCAGGTTCTCTGGTGTATGAGAAACAACGCATCGGAGATGATGACGTGCCGAATTCCACGAACCAACATCATAACCATCCGGGGCAGACAACCATGTCTGCCCGATTGCGTTCAGGCTTCTGTATTCCGCTCAAAGCATCGTTCATCGTGGATGTTCCCGATGGAACCTACCAAGTATTACTCGTTGCAGGTGATGAATTGGCTGAGACAGTGACCCGTGTGAAAGCTGGTGAGGGCAGGCTTGTACTGCCAACCATTCGTGCACTTCCTGGGCAATTTGCAGAGGTGCGATTCTCGGTCGTTGTTCGTGGCGGCAGACTTCGTCTGTCATTCTCCGGTCCTGCACCGAGAATCAATGCTTTGGAGATTACTCTTGCGAATCAGACCATGACCGTATTTCTTGCCGGGGATTCAACCGTAACAGATCAGCCGGAAAGTGGATATCCGTATTGCGGTTGGGGCCAGCTGTTGCCTGCGCAGTTCAAACATGATGTGGCAGTGGATAATCACGCCCAGTCAGGGCGAAGTTCCCGCAGCTTTATTAATGAAGGCAGATTAAGCGCCATTCTGGAGCGAATCAAGCCCGAAGATTTTCTGTTTATTCAATTTGGACATAACGATGAGAAGCCGGACCCTGAACGTGGGACCGATCCATTCACAACATATAAGGAATATCTGAAAAAGTATATCGATGCTGCCCGTGAAGCCAAGGCTCGTCCGGTGCTCATAACCCCGGTGCATCGTCGCTATTTTGCGGATGATGGCACATTGACCGATACCCATGGCGATTATATCATCGCCGTGCGTGAGTTGGCGGAAGAGGAAGGTGTTCCGCTGATCGATCTGGCAGAGCGCAGCCGCCTTCTGTTCGAGCAGGCGGGTGTGGAAGCCACTAAGGACGACTTTATGTGGGTGCTGCCAGGAGAGTATGTGAACTTCCCTTCAGGCGTGGAGGATAACACGCATTTTCAGGAACGCGGTGCCCGTCGCCTTGCCCAGCAGGTGGCAGAAGCCATCCGTGAGTTGCAATTACAACCGTTGCAGATGTATCTGCGGTAG